The following coding sequences are from one Pseudomonas oryzae window:
- a CDS encoding GlcG/HbpS family heme-binding protein, with translation MLRNQPSLSLELALIAMPAVLAEARRLGVRISASIVDAGGQLINLAHMDGAPAPSRDIAHDKAWTATGFGLATSAWEERLASMPPSVRDGLLQRPRLAMFGGGVPVKVDGATVGAIGVSGATAAQDEQCAEAGVRAILEALAQ, from the coding sequence ATGCTGCGCAACCAACCGTCCCTGTCCCTCGAGCTGGCCCTCATCGCCATGCCCGCCGTGCTCGCCGAGGCGCGCCGCCTGGGCGTGCGCATCAGCGCCTCGATCGTCGACGCCGGCGGCCAGCTGATCAACCTGGCGCACATGGACGGCGCGCCGGCGCCGAGCCGCGACATCGCCCATGACAAGGCCTGGACCGCCACCGGCTTCGGCCTGGCCACCAGCGCCTGGGAAGAGCGCCTGGCCAGCATGCCGCCCAGCGTGCGCGACGGCCTGCTGCAGCGCCCGCGTCTGGCCATGTTCGGCGGCGGCGTGCCGGTCAAGGTGGACGGCGCCACGGTCGGCGCCATCGGCGTGTCCGGCGCCACCGCGGCGCAGGACGAGCAGTGCGCCGAGGCCGGCGTGCGCGCGATTCTCGAGGCGCTCGCTCAGTAA
- the hpaR gene encoding homoprotocatechuate degradation operon regulator HpaR, which produces MASTHKQDPSLTLALLQAREAAMSFFRPLLNQHDLTEQQWRVIRILSQYPHGELESHQLAEMACILRPSMTGVLVRLERDGLVRRWKPANDQRRLCVSLTPKGAELFEEMSGEMARQYKEIQRQFGPENFQTLMRLLQELGKISPGAPSPRKSA; this is translated from the coding sequence ATGGCGTCCACCCACAAGCAAGACCCGTCCCTCACCCTGGCGCTGCTGCAGGCGCGCGAAGCGGCGATGAGCTTCTTCCGCCCGCTGCTCAACCAGCACGATCTCACCGAACAGCAGTGGCGGGTGATCCGCATCCTCAGCCAGTACCCGCACGGCGAGCTGGAAAGCCACCAGCTGGCGGAGATGGCCTGCATCCTGCGCCCGAGCATGACCGGCGTGCTGGTGCGCCTGGAGCGCGACGGTCTGGTGCGCCGCTGGAAGCCGGCCAACGACCAGCGCCGCCTGTGCGTCAGTCTCACTCCCAAGGGCGCCGAGCTGTTCGAGGAGATGAGCGGCGAGATGGCCCGCCAGTACAAGGAAATCCAGCGTCAGTTCGGTCCGGAGAACTTCCAGACCCTGATGCGCCTGCTCCAGGAACTGGGCAAGATCAGCCCCGGCGCGCCGTCGCCGCGCAAGAGCGCCTGA
- the gabD gene encoding NADP-dependent succinate-semialdehyde dehydrogenase, with protein sequence MQLTDSTLLRTQAFIGGEWVDADDGATFAVTNPADLSPICSVASVGAAETERAIAAAEAALPAWREKTAKERSALLRKWFELMMANQEDLARLLSWEQGKPLAESRGEIAYGASFIEWFAEEAKRVYGDVIPHDKQGRRLVVIKQPIGVVAAITPWNFPNAMITRKAGPALAAGCTIVIKPASETPLSALALAELASRAGIPAGVVNVVTGNARAIGGELTRNPSVRKLSFTGSTGIGKMLMAQCADTMKKVSMELGGNAPFIVFDDADLDAAVAGAMASKYRNSGQTCVCTNRILVQDGVYDEFAKRLVAAVNALKVAPAHEDGAQQGPLINAKAVLKVQEHIDDAVAKGAKVLAGGKPHALGGSFFEPTVLGDVTPAMLVARDETFGPLAPIFRFQTEAEAIAMANDTEFGLASYLYTRDLGRAWRVGEALEYGMVGVNEGIISTEIAPFGGIKESGTGREGSKYGIDDYLELKYMCLGIGG encoded by the coding sequence ATGCAACTGACCGATAGCACCCTGCTGCGCACCCAGGCCTTCATCGGCGGGGAGTGGGTCGACGCCGACGACGGCGCCACCTTCGCGGTGACCAACCCGGCCGACCTGTCGCCCATCTGCAGCGTCGCCTCCGTGGGCGCCGCGGAAACCGAGCGCGCCATCGCCGCCGCCGAGGCCGCCCTGCCGGCCTGGCGCGAGAAGACCGCCAAGGAGCGCTCGGCGCTGCTGCGCAAGTGGTTCGAGCTGATGATGGCTAACCAGGAAGACCTGGCCCGCCTGCTCAGCTGGGAGCAGGGCAAGCCGCTGGCCGAGAGCCGCGGCGAGATTGCCTACGGCGCCAGCTTCATCGAGTGGTTCGCCGAGGAAGCCAAGCGCGTCTACGGCGACGTGATCCCGCACGACAAGCAGGGCCGCCGCCTGGTGGTGATCAAGCAGCCGATCGGCGTGGTCGCCGCGATCACCCCGTGGAACTTCCCCAACGCGATGATCACCCGCAAGGCCGGCCCGGCACTGGCCGCCGGCTGCACCATCGTCATCAAGCCGGCTTCGGAAACCCCGCTGTCGGCCCTGGCCCTGGCCGAACTGGCAAGCCGTGCCGGCATCCCGGCCGGGGTGGTCAACGTGGTCACCGGCAACGCCCGCGCCATCGGCGGCGAGCTGACCCGCAACCCGAGCGTGCGCAAGCTGTCGTTCACCGGCTCCACCGGCATCGGCAAGATGCTGATGGCGCAGTGCGCAGACACCATGAAGAAGGTCAGCATGGAGCTGGGCGGCAACGCCCCGTTCATCGTCTTCGACGACGCCGATCTCGACGCCGCGGTGGCCGGCGCCATGGCCTCCAAGTACCGCAACAGCGGCCAGACCTGCGTGTGCACCAACCGCATCCTGGTGCAGGACGGCGTCTACGACGAGTTCGCCAAGCGCCTGGTCGCCGCGGTCAATGCGCTCAAGGTCGCCCCGGCCCACGAGGACGGCGCCCAGCAGGGCCCGCTGATCAACGCCAAGGCGGTGCTCAAGGTCCAGGAGCACATCGACGACGCGGTGGCCAAGGGCGCCAAGGTGCTCGCCGGCGGCAAGCCGCACGCCCTGGGCGGCAGCTTCTTCGAGCCGACCGTGCTCGGCGACGTCACCCCGGCGATGCTGGTGGCGCGCGACGAGACCTTCGGCCCGCTGGCGCCGATCTTCCGCTTCCAGACCGAGGCCGAAGCCATCGCCATGGCCAACGACACCGAGTTCGGCCTGGCCTCCTACCTGTACACCCGCGACCTGGGCCGCGCCTGGCGGGTCGGCGAGGCGCTGGAGTACGGCATGGTCGGCGTCAACGAGGGCATCATCTCCACCGAGATCGCCCCGTTCGGCGGCATCAAGGAGTCCGGCACCGGCCGCGAGGGCTCCAAGTACGGCATCGACGACTACCTTGAGCTGAAATACATGTGTCTGGGGATCGGTGGCTGA
- the hpaI gene encoding 4-hydroxy-2-oxoheptanedioate aldolase codes for MQMPVNTFKQRLSAEQQIGLWVGLADPYCAELAANAGFDWLLLDAEHAPNDLRALLGQLQAVAAYPSHPIVRPPVGDAVLIKQLLDIGAQTLLVPMVERAEQAEELVRAMHYPPKGIRGVGAALARASRWNNIPTYLAEADAQMCLLVQVESLKGLENLDAIAAVEGVDGVFIGPADLSAAMGHRGNPGHPEVQAAIEDAIARIRAAGKAAGILSADEKLARRYLELGCSFVAVGVDTSLLMRSLKNLAASFKGSAPAVAAPGSSVY; via the coding sequence ATGCAGATGCCCGTCAACACCTTCAAGCAGCGCCTGAGCGCCGAACAGCAGATCGGCCTGTGGGTCGGCCTGGCCGACCCGTACTGCGCCGAGCTGGCGGCCAACGCCGGTTTCGACTGGCTGCTGCTCGACGCCGAGCACGCGCCCAACGACCTGCGCGCGCTGCTCGGCCAGCTGCAGGCGGTGGCGGCCTACCCGAGCCACCCGATCGTCCGTCCGCCGGTCGGCGATGCGGTGCTGATCAAGCAGCTGCTCGACATCGGCGCGCAGACCCTGCTGGTGCCGATGGTCGAGCGCGCCGAGCAGGCCGAGGAGCTGGTGCGCGCCATGCACTACCCGCCCAAGGGCATCCGTGGCGTCGGCGCCGCCCTGGCGCGCGCCTCGCGCTGGAACAACATCCCCACCTACCTGGCCGAGGCCGACGCGCAGATGTGCCTGCTGGTTCAGGTGGAGAGCCTCAAGGGCCTGGAGAACCTCGACGCCATCGCCGCGGTCGAGGGCGTCGACGGCGTGTTCATCGGCCCGGCCGACCTGTCGGCGGCCATGGGCCACCGCGGCAACCCGGGCCACCCGGAGGTGCAGGCCGCCATCGAGGACGCCATCGCGCGCATCCGCGCCGCCGGCAAGGCCGCCGGCATCCTCAGTGCCGACGAGAAGCTGGCCCGCCGCTACCTGGAACTGGGCTGTTCGTTCGTCGCCGTGGGCGTCGACACCAGCCTGCTGATGCGTTCGCTGAAGAACCTCGCCGCCAGCTTCAAGGGCAGCGCGCCCGCCGTGGCCGCGCCCGGCAGCAGCGTCTACTGA
- the hpaH gene encoding 2-oxo-hept-4-ene-1,7-dioate hydratase, with protein sequence MFDAQLIQQAAERLDTAERTGEQIRQFSLENPDMTIADAYAIQRAWVEKKIAGGRKMIGHKIGLTSRAMQVSSNITEPDHGVLLDDMQFEEGSDIPMSRFIVPRVEVELAFILGKPLSGPNCTIFDVLDATEYVIPALEIIDARIHNVDPETGITRKVFDTISDNAANAGIVLGGRAIRPHDVDLRRVPAILYRNGVIEESGVSAAVLNHPAKGVAWLANKLAPYGVSLEPGQIILGGSFTRPVAAKAGDTFHVDYDMLGSISCRFV encoded by the coding sequence ATGTTTGACGCCCAACTGATCCAGCAAGCCGCCGAGCGCCTCGACACCGCCGAGCGCACCGGCGAGCAGATCCGCCAGTTCTCCCTGGAGAACCCGGACATGACCATCGCCGACGCCTACGCCATCCAGCGCGCCTGGGTCGAGAAGAAGATCGCCGGCGGCCGCAAGATGATCGGCCACAAGATCGGCCTGACCTCGCGCGCCATGCAGGTCTCCTCCAACATCACCGAGCCGGACCACGGCGTGCTGCTCGACGACATGCAGTTCGAGGAAGGCTCGGACATCCCGATGAGCCGCTTCATCGTGCCGCGCGTCGAGGTCGAGCTGGCGTTCATCCTCGGCAAGCCGCTGAGTGGCCCGAACTGCACCATCTTCGACGTGCTGGATGCCACCGAGTACGTGATCCCGGCGCTGGAGATCATCGACGCGCGCATCCACAACGTCGACCCGGAAACCGGCATCACCCGCAAGGTGTTCGACACCATCTCCGACAACGCCGCCAACGCCGGCATCGTCCTCGGCGGCCGCGCCATCCGTCCGCACGACGTCGACCTGCGCCGCGTGCCGGCGATCCTCTACCGCAACGGCGTGATCGAGGAGTCCGGGGTGTCCGCCGCGGTGCTCAACCACCCGGCCAAGGGCGTGGCCTGGCTGGCCAACAAGCTGGCCCCCTACGGCGTGAGTCTGGAGCCGGGACAGATCATCCTCGGTGGCTCGTTCACCCGTCCGGTGGCGGCCAAGGCCGGCGATACCTTCCACGTCGACTATGACATGCTGGGCTCCATCTCCTGCCGCTTCGTCTGA
- a CDS encoding 5-carboxymethyl-2-hydroxymuconate Delta-isomerase — protein MPHLVLYYSPDIERDVDIKGLCRELADCMLTQRDENGRQVFPTGGTRVLAYPAAHAAIADGQGEYGFFYANLRMGAGRSAAVHQQVGDSLLAVLRARLDGLLAQRPIGVTLQIDESTAQVYDAKHSSLHPLFTKN, from the coding sequence ATGCCCCATCTGGTCCTCTACTACAGCCCCGACATCGAGCGCGACGTCGACATCAAAGGCCTGTGCCGCGAGCTGGCCGACTGCATGCTGACCCAGCGCGACGAGAACGGCCGCCAGGTGTTCCCCACCGGCGGCACCCGCGTGCTGGCCTACCCGGCGGCGCACGCGGCGATCGCCGATGGCCAGGGCGAGTACGGCTTCTTCTACGCCAACCTGCGCATGGGTGCCGGCCGCAGTGCGGCGGTGCACCAGCAGGTCGGCGACAGCCTGCTGGCGGTGCTGCGCGCGCGCCTCGACGGCCTGCTGGCGCAGCGCCCGATCGGCGTGACCCTGCAGATCGACGAGAGCACGGCGCAGGTCTACGACGCCAAGCACAGCAGCCTGCACCCGCTGTTCACCAAGAATTGA
- the hpaD gene encoding 3,4-dihydroxyphenylacetate 2,3-dioxygenase, protein MGKLALAAKITHVPSMYLSELPGPRHGFRQAAIDGHIEIARRCRELNVDTIVVFDTHWLVNANYHINCAPHFKGVYTSNELPHFISNMEYEFPGNPELGRLLAEEANRLGVETMAHDATTLGPEYGTLVPMRYMNADQRFKVISVSALCTSHYLADSARLGWAMRKAVEEHYDGTVAFLASGSLSHRFAQNGTAPDFATKVWSPFLETLDHRVVKMWEEGDWDTFCTMLPEYAVKGHGEGFMHDTAMLLGALGWTKYDGKAEVLTPYFGSSGTGQINAVFPVTPQDGSTIPAAQASNPDFIAASRL, encoded by the coding sequence ATGGGCAAACTCGCTCTGGCCGCCAAGATCACCCACGTTCCCTCCATGTACCTGTCCGAGCTGCCCGGTCCGCGCCACGGCTTCCGCCAGGCGGCCATCGACGGCCACATCGAGATCGCCCGCCGCTGCCGCGAGCTGAACGTCGACACCATCGTGGTGTTCGATACCCACTGGCTGGTCAACGCCAACTACCACATCAACTGCGCGCCGCACTTCAAGGGCGTGTACACCAGCAACGAGCTGCCGCACTTCATCAGCAACATGGAGTACGAGTTCCCCGGCAACCCGGAGCTGGGCCGCCTGCTGGCCGAGGAGGCCAACCGTCTGGGCGTGGAGACCATGGCCCACGACGCCACCACTCTCGGCCCGGAGTACGGCACCCTGGTGCCGATGCGCTACATGAACGCCGACCAGCGCTTCAAGGTGATCTCGGTGTCGGCGCTGTGCACCTCCCACTACCTGGCCGACAGCGCGCGCCTGGGCTGGGCCATGCGCAAGGCGGTCGAGGAGCACTACGACGGCACCGTGGCCTTCCTCGCCAGCGGCTCGCTGTCGCATCGCTTCGCCCAGAACGGCACGGCACCGGACTTCGCCACCAAGGTGTGGAGCCCGTTCCTCGAGACCCTCGACCATCGCGTGGTGAAGATGTGGGAAGAGGGCGACTGGGACACCTTCTGCACCATGCTGCCGGAGTACGCGGTCAAGGGCCACGGCGAAGGCTTCATGCACGACACCGCGATGCTGCTCGGCGCCCTCGGCTGGACCAAGTACGACGGCAAGGCCGAGGTGCTGACCCCGTACTTCGGCTCCTCCGGCACCGGCCAGATCAACGCAGTGTTCCCGGTCACCCCGCAGGACGGCTCGACCATCCCGGCGGCGCAGGCCTCCAATCCGGACTTCATCGCCGCCAGCCGCCTGTAA
- the hpaE gene encoding 5-carboxymethyl-2-hydroxymuconate semialdehyde dehydrogenase, whose amino-acid sequence MIKHWINGREVESKEVFQNLNPATGEVIGEVASGGAEEIAQAVAAAKEAFPKWANTPAKERARLMRKLGELIDQNVPKLAELETLDTGLPIHQTKNVLIPRASHNFEFFAEVCTNMNGHTYPVDDQMLNYTLYQPVGVCGLVSPWNVPFMTATWKTAPCLALGNTAVLKMSELSPLTANELGRLALEAGIPPGVLNVVQGYGATAGDALVRHPDVRAISFTGGTATGKKIMQTAGLKKYSMELGGKSPVLIFDDADLGRALDAALFTIFSLNGERCTAGSRIFIQETVYDQFVAEFAARAKRLIVGDPQDPKTQVGSMITQAHYDKVTGYIKIGMEEGANLVAGGLERPANLPAHLAKGQFIQPTVFADVDNRMRIAQEEIFGPVVCLIKFKDEAEALRLANDTEYGLASYIWTQDIGKAHRLARGIEAGMVFINSQNVRDLRQPFGGVKGSGTGREGGEYSFEVFAEIKNVCISMGSHHIPRWGV is encoded by the coding sequence ATGATCAAGCACTGGATCAACGGCCGCGAGGTCGAGAGCAAAGAAGTCTTCCAGAACCTGAACCCGGCCACCGGCGAGGTGATCGGCGAGGTGGCCAGCGGCGGCGCCGAGGAAATCGCCCAGGCCGTGGCCGCGGCCAAGGAAGCCTTCCCGAAGTGGGCCAACACCCCGGCCAAGGAACGCGCCAGGCTGATGCGCAAGCTGGGTGAGCTGATCGACCAGAACGTGCCGAAGCTGGCCGAGCTGGAGACCCTGGACACCGGCCTGCCGATCCACCAGACCAAGAACGTGCTGATCCCGCGCGCCTCGCACAACTTCGAGTTCTTCGCCGAGGTCTGCACCAACATGAACGGTCACACCTACCCGGTGGACGACCAGATGCTCAACTACACCCTGTACCAGCCGGTCGGCGTGTGTGGCCTGGTGTCGCCGTGGAACGTGCCGTTCATGACCGCCACCTGGAAGACCGCGCCCTGCCTGGCGCTGGGCAACACCGCGGTGCTGAAGATGTCCGAGCTGTCGCCGCTGACCGCCAACGAGCTGGGCCGCCTGGCCCTGGAAGCCGGCATCCCGCCGGGCGTGCTCAACGTGGTGCAGGGTTACGGCGCCACCGCCGGCGACGCCCTGGTCCGCCATCCGGACGTGCGCGCGATCTCCTTCACCGGCGGCACCGCCACCGGCAAGAAGATCATGCAGACCGCCGGTCTGAAGAAGTACTCCATGGAGCTGGGCGGCAAGTCGCCGGTGCTGATCTTCGACGACGCCGATCTGGGCCGTGCCCTCGACGCCGCGCTGTTCACCATCTTCTCGCTGAACGGCGAGCGCTGCACCGCGGGCAGCCGGATCTTCATCCAGGAAACCGTCTACGACCAGTTCGTCGCCGAGTTCGCCGCCCGCGCCAAGCGCCTGATCGTCGGCGATCCGCAGGATCCGAAGACCCAGGTCGGCTCGATGATCACCCAGGCGCACTACGACAAGGTGACCGGCTACATCAAGATCGGCATGGAAGAGGGCGCCAACCTGGTCGCCGGTGGCCTGGAGCGTCCGGCCAACCTGCCGGCCCACCTGGCCAAGGGTCAGTTCATCCAGCCGACCGTGTTCGCCGACGTCGACAACCGCATGCGCATCGCCCAGGAAGAGATCTTCGGCCCGGTGGTGTGCCTGATCAAGTTCAAGGACGAGGCCGAGGCGCTGCGCCTGGCCAACGACACCGAGTACGGCCTGGCTTCCTACATCTGGACCCAGGACATCGGCAAGGCTCACCGCCTGGCCCGTGGCATCGAGGCCGGCATGGTGTTCATCAACAGCCAGAACGTGCGCGACCTGCGTCAGCCGTTCGGCGGCGTGAAGGGCTCGGGCACCGGCCGCGAGGGCGGCGAGTACAGCTTCGAGGTGTTCGCCGAGATCAAGAACGTGTGCATCTCCATGGGCAGCCACCACATCCCGCGCTGGGGTGTCTGA
- a CDS encoding fumarylacetoacetate hydrolase family protein, producing the protein MKHARIRYQGEVHNVSVEDNNAVRLVDGTLLAEDQVEWLPPATGSMFALGLNYADHAAELAFKAPTEPLVFIKAPNTYTGHRQITWRPDNVAYMHYECELVAVIGKTARNVKREDALEYVAGYTVCNDYAIRDYLENYYRPNLRVKNRDCTTPVGPYIIDRSQIADPQNLKLRTWINGELRQEGTTADMIFDIPFLIEYLSAFMTLQPGDMIATGTPEGLADVVPGDEVVVEVEGVGRLVNTIVSEADFFAAKNAAAAQ; encoded by the coding sequence ATGAAACACGCACGCATCCGTTACCAGGGCGAAGTCCACAACGTGTCCGTCGAGGACAACAACGCCGTCCGTCTGGTCGATGGCACCCTGCTGGCCGAGGACCAGGTCGAGTGGCTGCCGCCGGCCACCGGCAGCATGTTCGCCCTCGGTCTGAACTACGCCGACCACGCCGCCGAGCTGGCGTTCAAGGCGCCGACCGAGCCGCTGGTGTTCATCAAGGCGCCGAACACCTACACCGGCCACCGCCAGATCACCTGGCGCCCGGACAACGTCGCCTACATGCACTACGAGTGCGAGCTGGTGGCGGTGATCGGCAAGACCGCGCGCAACGTCAAGCGCGAGGACGCACTGGAGTACGTCGCCGGCTACACCGTGTGCAACGACTACGCCATCCGCGATTACCTGGAGAACTACTACCGGCCGAACCTGCGGGTGAAGAACCGCGACTGCACCACCCCGGTCGGCCCGTACATCATCGACCGCAGCCAGATCGCCGATCCGCAGAACCTCAAGCTGCGCACCTGGATCAACGGCGAGCTGCGCCAGGAAGGCACCACCGCGGACATGATCTTCGACATCCCCTTCCTGATCGAATACCTGTCCGCGTTCATGACCCTGCAGCCGGGCGACATGATCGCCACCGGCACTCCGGAAGGCCTGGCCGACGTGGTCCCGGGCGACGAAGTGGTCGTGGAAGTGGAGGGCGTCGGTCGCCTCGTCAACACCATCGTCAGCGAAGCCGATTTCTTCGCTGCCAAGAACGCCGCAGCAGCGCAGTGA
- a CDS encoding fumarylacetoacetate hydrolase family protein: MRRAMIEVDGKVLEATVDDNGQPLVNGQAVKPDAWKAPFSGTVFGIALNYQGLLDSKLAEFNQDPYKTPPKTPVLYIKTPNTVVGHAGSIVFPAGVDSIQAGPALGVVIGKRASRVSEAEAMDYVGGYTAVNEVTLPEVSFYRPAVKAKCRDTFCPVGPVVVDAADIKDPHALEIRLLVNGEVRQQNSTANFVRSIPELISFLSQFMTFEPGDLIITGVPEGRVDLKVGDLVEVEIEGVGRLSNTVVAE; this comes from the coding sequence ATGCGCCGAGCGATGATTGAAGTGGACGGTAAGGTCCTCGAGGCGACGGTTGACGACAACGGTCAGCCGCTCGTGAACGGCCAGGCCGTCAAGCCTGACGCCTGGAAAGCCCCGTTCAGCGGTACCGTGTTCGGCATCGCGCTGAACTATCAGGGCCTGCTCGACAGCAAGCTGGCCGAGTTCAACCAGGATCCGTACAAGACCCCGCCGAAGACCCCGGTGCTGTACATCAAGACCCCGAACACCGTGGTCGGTCATGCAGGCAGCATCGTCTTCCCGGCCGGCGTCGACAGCATCCAGGCGGGACCTGCGCTGGGCGTGGTGATCGGCAAGCGCGCCAGCCGCGTCTCCGAGGCCGAGGCCATGGACTACGTCGGCGGCTACACCGCGGTCAACGAGGTCACCCTGCCGGAAGTCAGCTTCTACCGCCCGGCGGTCAAGGCCAAGTGCCGCGATACCTTCTGCCCGGTCGGCCCGGTGGTGGTCGACGCCGCCGACATCAAAGATCCGCACGCCCTGGAGATCAGGCTGCTGGTCAACGGCGAAGTCCGCCAGCAGAACAGCACCGCCAACTTCGTGCGTTCGATCCCCGAGCTGATCAGCTTCCTCAGCCAGTTCATGACCTTCGAGCCGGGTGACCTGATCATCACCGGCGTGCCGGAAGGCCGCGTCGACCTCAAGGTCGGCGACCTGGTCGAAGTCGAAATCGAAGGCGTAGGCCGCCTCAGCAACACCGTGGTCGCGGAATAA
- the hpaA gene encoding 4-hydroxyphenylacetate catabolism regulatory protein HpaA, with the protein MRDNEPIPNINIGQVYDQRYVHEDVHYEALGKLADFFGRNMPVHRHDRFFQVHYVTSGAARVYLDDRQYSENAPLFFLTPPTIPHAFVTLPDSEGHVLTVRQQLVWPLLEAHLNQGGEPRLVSPTCVALNTLDASYAGEIERLNRLFEMLAAEFAAHLPGREASLQALTQLIFITLLRLAAEPVKNQHVRHDNLQIFHRFNALIEDHYREHWPLSRYAEAMGVTEARLNDICRRIADLPSKRLVHERLMQEARRLLLFTAGSVNEIGYQLGFKDPAYFTRFFSREAGMTPSEYRSREGERSE; encoded by the coding sequence ATGCGGGATAACGAGCCGATTCCGAACATCAACATCGGCCAGGTCTACGACCAAAGATATGTCCACGAGGACGTCCACTACGAGGCGCTGGGCAAGCTGGCCGACTTCTTCGGCCGCAACATGCCGGTGCATCGCCACGACCGCTTCTTCCAGGTCCACTACGTGACCAGCGGCGCGGCGCGGGTGTACTTGGACGACCGCCAGTACAGCGAGAACGCTCCGCTGTTCTTCCTCACCCCGCCGACCATCCCGCACGCCTTCGTCACGCTACCGGACAGTGAAGGCCATGTACTGACCGTGCGCCAGCAGCTGGTCTGGCCACTGCTCGAGGCGCACCTCAACCAGGGCGGCGAGCCGCGCCTGGTGTCGCCGACCTGCGTGGCGCTCAACACGCTGGACGCCAGCTACGCCGGCGAGATCGAGCGCCTCAACCGCCTGTTCGAGATGCTCGCCGCCGAGTTCGCCGCCCATCTGCCGGGCCGCGAGGCCAGCCTGCAGGCGTTGACCCAGCTGATCTTCATCACCCTGCTGCGTCTGGCCGCCGAGCCGGTGAAGAACCAGCACGTGCGCCACGACAACCTGCAGATCTTCCACCGCTTCAACGCGCTGATCGAGGACCACTACCGCGAGCACTGGCCGCTGTCGCGCTACGCCGAGGCGATGGGCGTCACCGAGGCGCGCCTCAACGACATCTGCCGGCGCATCGCCGACCTGCCGTCCAAGCGCCTGGTCCATGAGCGCCTGATGCAGGAGGCGCGGCGCCTGCTGCTGTTCACCGCCGGCTCGGTCAACGAGATCGGCTACCAGCTCGGCTTCAAGGACCCGGCCTACTTCACCCGCTTCTTCAGCCGCGAGGCCGGCATGACCCCCAGCGAGTACCGCAGCCGCGAGGGCGAGCGCTCCGAGTGA